The Halocalculus aciditolerans genome includes a window with the following:
- a CDS encoding CoA transferase subunit A, whose protein sequence is MGNTTSMQAAISSAVDDGDSIYLAGFTHMIPFAAGHEIIRQGVEDLEVIRATPDLVYDQLIAAGCVSKATFSWAGNPGVGSLRAFRRAVEEGVPNELELEEYTHFGLTARLHAGAVDLPFVPLRTFAGSDLPEHNENIRTVKSPFSEEEVYAVPPLNPDVAVVRAQRADASGNAHVWGISGEQKEAAFAAETVVLSVEEVVDEDVIRSDPNRTLYTEDVVDYVVEEPYGSHPSYAQGYYDRDNDAYLEWDEVSKSHDGIEEWLDEYVYGVENRREYVEKLSSERLLDLQGGNDYAVPIDMGSY, encoded by the coding sequence ATGGGTAACACGACAAGCATGCAGGCGGCGATTTCGAGCGCCGTCGACGACGGAGACAGCATCTATCTGGCCGGGTTCACGCATATGATTCCGTTCGCGGCCGGCCACGAGATTATTCGGCAGGGCGTCGAGGACTTAGAGGTGATTCGGGCGACGCCCGACCTCGTCTACGACCAGCTCATCGCGGCGGGGTGTGTGTCGAAGGCGACGTTCTCGTGGGCGGGCAACCCGGGCGTGGGGAGTCTGCGGGCGTTCCGCCGCGCCGTCGAAGAGGGCGTGCCGAACGAGCTCGAACTGGAGGAGTACACGCACTTCGGGTTGACGGCGCGCCTGCACGCGGGCGCGGTCGACCTGCCGTTCGTGCCGCTGCGGACGTTCGCGGGCTCCGACCTCCCCGAGCACAACGAGAACATCCGAACAGTGAAATCGCCGTTCAGTGAGGAGGAAGTCTATGCGGTCCCGCCGTTGAACCCGGACGTCGCGGTCGTGCGGGCGCAGCGCGCGGACGCGAGCGGGAACGCGCACGTCTGGGGTATCTCGGGCGAGCAGAAGGAGGCGGCGTTCGCGGCCGAGACGGTCGTCTTGAGCGTGGAGGAGGTCGTCGACGAGGACGTGATTCGGAGCGACCCGAACCGCACGCTCTACACGGAGGACGTCGTGGACTACGTCGTCGAGGAGCCCTACGGCTCGCACCCCTCGTACGCGCAAGGGTACTACGACCGCGACAACGACGCCTACCTAGAGTGGGACGAGGTCTCGAAGTCCCACGACGGCATCGAGGAGTGGCTGGACGAGTACGTCTACGGCGTCGAGAACCGGCGGGAGTACGTGGAGAAGCTGTCGAGCGAGCGGCTGCTCGACTTACAGGGCGGGAACGACTACGCGGTGCCGATCGACATGGGGTCGTACTGA
- a CDS encoding CoA-transferase subunit beta: MSYSNTELMVTAAASRLRDDDSVLVGIGVPNLACNLAKRTHAPNLQMIYESGTVGSNPSKLPLSVGDPVLASGAVNVESMMDGFSYYLQGGRIDVGFLGGAQVDKRGNINSTVIGDYDDPTVRLPGSGGACEIAANVERTIIIAPHQEQRFPEEVDFVTSPGFVEGGREEKGLRGGPEAVITDKAIMAFDDGEMYVDSLHPGVTRAEVADATGWDVDFADDVTETPPPTDDELAIIREDLDPDGVYLD; encoded by the coding sequence ATGAGTTACTCGAACACTGAGCTGATGGTGACGGCGGCGGCGAGCAGGCTGCGAGACGACGACTCCGTGCTCGTGGGGATCGGCGTGCCGAACCTCGCGTGCAACCTGGCGAAGCGCACGCACGCGCCGAACCTCCAGATGATCTACGAGTCCGGGACCGTCGGGTCGAACCCGTCGAAGCTCCCGCTCTCCGTGGGCGACCCCGTGCTCGCGTCGGGCGCGGTGAACGTCGAGTCGATGATGGACGGCTTCTCCTACTACCTCCAGGGGGGCCGCATCGACGTCGGCTTCCTCGGCGGCGCGCAGGTCGATAAGCGCGGGAACATCAACTCCACCGTCATCGGCGACTACGACGACCCCACGGTCCGTCTCCCCGGCAGCGGCGGGGCCTGTGAGATCGCGGCGAACGTCGAGCGCACCATCATCATCGCCCCCCACCAGGAGCAGCGCTTCCCCGAAGAGGTCGACTTCGTGACGAGCCCCGGGTTCGTCGAGGGGGGCCGCGAGGAGAAGGGCCTCCGCGGCGGCCCCGAGGCCGTCATCACGGACAAGGCCATAATGGCGTTCGACGACGGCGAGATGTACGTCGACTCGCTCCACCCCGGCGTCACGAGGGCGGAAGTCGCCGACGCGACCGGCTGGGACGTCGACTTCGCCGACGACGTGACCGAGACGCCGCCGCCGACGGACGACGAGCTCGCCATCATCCGCGAGGACCTCGACCCCGACGGCGTCTACCTCGACTGA
- a CDS encoding Zn-ribbon domain-containing OB-fold protein — protein MGAYVSVPTWWRQLDSRYRLVVGECTECGAHTFPPEGACVDCNAVDALEPVEPEGTGTIVAQTVIEGGAPPEFEALLDAEGAIGVALVELDGGARLPGMLTDCDPHGPERGDRVEATIRRIYEDEGVVRYGAKFRPL, from the coding sequence ATGGGAGCCTACGTCAGCGTCCCGACGTGGTGGCGGCAGCTCGACAGCCGCTACCGCCTCGTCGTCGGCGAATGCACCGAATGCGGCGCACACACTTTCCCTCCGGAAGGCGCGTGCGTCGACTGTAACGCCGTCGACGCCCTCGAACCCGTCGAACCCGAGGGCACGGGGACAATCGTCGCACAGACCGTCATCGAGGGCGGCGCACCGCCCGAGTTCGAAGCCCTCCTCGACGCGGAAGGCGCAATCGGCGTCGCACTCGTCGAACTCGACGGGGGCGCACGCCTCCCCGGGATGCTCACCGACTGCGACCCGCACGGCCCCGAGCGCGGCGACCGCGTCGAAGCAACTATCCGACGTATCTACGAAGACGAAGGTGTCGTCCGCTACGGCGCGAAGTTCCGCCCCCTCTAG
- a CDS encoding thiolase domain-containing protein, whose translation MRDVYMVGAGQSDYGSFPDESYRSLFAEAFEGAVDSVDGDFDRDSVDEAYIGTLGVGGRQLGLPGPSVTEHVGLDGAASTRVENACAASGVALRQAALAIRAGVADVALAGGVEVMTDMSGEQTRYWLGVSGETEWERMAGTTFSGVYAQMADAHMAEHGTTREHLSRVAVKNHANGSKNPHAHLGFECSLEDAMNGSTVADPLNLYDCCPTSDGASAVLLASEDAAEELTEKPIRLTGSGQASDRVGLFQRDTITGVPATEDAAEQAYDEADVGPEDIEFAEVHDCFSIAELMAYEDLGFCEKGDAGDYIESGATLPDGERPVNLSGGLKSKGHPIGATGGGQAVEVFKQLRGEAGDRQVDGLSRGLTHNVGGSGGAVVVNVFEEGWA comes from the coding sequence ATGCGGGACGTGTACATGGTCGGAGCCGGCCAGTCGGACTACGGCTCCTTCCCAGACGAATCGTATCGCTCCCTCTTCGCGGAGGCCTTCGAGGGTGCCGTCGACTCCGTCGACGGCGACTTCGACCGGGACTCCGTGGACGAGGCGTACATCGGGACGCTCGGCGTCGGCGGCCGCCAGCTCGGCCTGCCCGGCCCGAGCGTCACGGAGCACGTCGGCCTCGACGGCGCGGCGTCGACGCGCGTGGAGAACGCGTGTGCGGCGAGCGGCGTCGCGCTCCGGCAGGCCGCGCTCGCGATTCGCGCGGGCGTCGCCGACGTCGCCCTCGCGGGCGGCGTCGAAGTCATGACGGACATGAGCGGCGAGCAGACGCGGTACTGGCTCGGCGTCTCCGGCGAGACCGAGTGGGAGCGCATGGCGGGGACGACGTTCTCCGGCGTCTACGCGCAGATGGCGGACGCGCACATGGCCGAGCACGGGACGACGCGCGAACACCTCTCCCGCGTCGCGGTGAAGAACCACGCGAACGGCTCGAAGAACCCGCACGCCCACCTCGGGTTCGAGTGCTCGCTGGAGGACGCGATGAACGGCTCGACGGTCGCGGACCCCCTCAACCTCTACGACTGCTGTCCGACGTCGGACGGCGCGAGCGCCGTGCTCCTCGCGAGCGAGGACGCCGCCGAGGAGCTCACGGAGAAACCGATTCGGCTCACGGGGTCGGGGCAGGCGAGCGACCGCGTCGGCCTCTTCCAGCGCGACACCATCACCGGCGTTCCCGCCACCGAAGACGCCGCCGAGCAGGCCTACGACGAGGCGGACGTCGGCCCCGAGGACATCGAGTTCGCCGAGGTCCACGACTGCTTCTCCATCGCGGAGCTCATGGCCTACGAGGACCTCGGGTTCTGCGAGAAAGGCGACGCCGGCGACTACATCGAGTCCGGCGCGACGCTCCCCGACGGCGAACGTCCCGTCAATCTTTCCGGCGGCCTGAAGTCGAAGGGCCACCCCATCGGCGCGACCGGCGGCGGGCAGGCGGTGGAAGTGTTCAAGCAGCTCCGCGGCGAGGCCGGTGACCGGCAGGTCGACGGGCTCTCCCGCGGACTCACGCACAACGTCGGTGGTTCGGGCGGTGCCGTCGTCGTCAACGTCTTCGAGGAGGGGTGGGCATGA